The nucleotide window GGCCCGGTGTTTAAGTAGGCGAATCGCTTGCTGGTCAAAGCACCGACAGGTGGATGATATTCGGCGCGTCAGGAAAGGCCCGGATCAATCGCTCGTCGGCTGTGAGCAAATCGCAGCCTTCTCGGTTTGCCAGCGCCAGATAGAGGCAGTCGTAAATCCCAACCCGGGCATGTAACGCCAATTCAAAGCCCTCGATGAGCAATGGCTCCGAAGCAAACAGTCGCGGAGCAGTGGTTAGAATCTCGCCAAAGAAAACACGAGCATCAGCTTCGTTCATCTTGCGCGTACGTTGCAGCTTTGAAATGGCGTGCGCGATTTCGACCGGGAAGACGTCCGGTGCAATGAAGTCGTGCTGGCCTTGTTGATGCTCCTGACGCAGCCTGCGAGCAATGTCGAGATGGGGCTCTGTCAGAACCCACTTAAGAGCGACCGAGGCGTCGAGTACGTACTTCATTCGTCACGAATGGCACGTATGAGTTCAACGGAAGCCTCGTAATCGAACTTCACTTGCACGCGAGCAGCTCGCTCGTGAATTCGCTTTGCCACCTCGGGGTCAACCGGGCGCTTTTCGACCATCGCGCGGACGACTTCTTCGAGGTCGGCCTTGGTGTCGCTGGTGGTACTCATACTGCTATTCTCGGCCACGTCCCCGTCGAGTCAACGCTGAAATACGCCAGTTCCACCCGGAAAGCGCCTTTCGAGTACCAGAGGTTTCACCTCAGTAAGTCCCATGTGCGGTACAAACCGAGGACTTG belongs to Planctomycetota bacterium and includes:
- a CDS encoding type II toxin-antitoxin system VapC family toxin → MKYVLDASVALKWVLTEPHLDIARRLRQEHQQGQHDFIAPDVFPVEIAHAISKLQRTRKMNEADARVFFGEILTTAPRLFASEPLLIEGFELALHARVGIYDCLYLALANREGCDLLTADERLIRAFPDAPNIIHLSVL